From Amycolatopsis sp. WQ 127309:
AGGACACCGCGCGCACCAGTTTGGTGATCATCACATCTCCATTCGATTCTTTCCCCGGCCGGGTTTCCGATCTCCGGCCCGGGGTCATCAGAGTGCCCGGGAGCGTGGCCGGAGGTCTGGCCAGATCCGGACAGCTTCGCCGCTTCGGCGGCGACAATGGGTGAAAGCACGTGGAGGTTCCCGATCTTGGTCGATTAACCGCGCCGGGCGCGGGAACGGCAGGGGAATCAGCGGTTGGCGTTCAGGAACCCGATCACGACGGCGCCCCACCAGCACAGCTGCGAGACCGCCGTGGTGAGGCCGCCGCGCACGAGCAGGCGCCGGGGAACGGGTCCGGCCACGACGGCCATCCGCTTGCCCAGCTCCATGACCTGGACGCCGTTGACGGTGAGCACGGCCACCAGCGCCAGTTTCACCACCGTGGCGGCCGCGTGCAGGTTCGGCTCGAGCAGCGCGCCGCTGCCGACCAGGCCCGTCAACCCGGCCCACACCAGCAGGTGCAGCCGGGAGGTGCTGCGGACGGCTTCGGCGAACGTCGAGCGGCCGAGCACCCACAACGCGAAGAAGTAGTCGGCCACCAGCACCGCGCCGAGACCCAGGACGAGGGAGGCGAGGTGGGCGAACAACGCGATGGTGTGCCACGCCGCGTTCGGGTGCGCCACCGAGGAAACCCAGATCGCGGCGACGAGCAGCATGATCGAAGCAGCCATCGCGAGATAGGGCCTGTAGTGTCGGAAATCGGTCGGCCGCACCACCCTGGGCGGCAGCTCTTCCGCCGGCGCGAGACGCGGGCGGATCGGGGTGCCGGCCGGGCGGTGGCGCTCGGCGGCCCGGCCGGCCCCGTCGGGCTCCGGAATCCTTACGGGGATGCCGTTGTCGAGCATGTCCTGTCCTTCCGGAAAACGGCCGGCGAGGCCGTGAAGGGGGCGGGGGCCGGATACGAGGTCCTGCCGGCGTCGGCGTGCGGAACGCACGCCGGTTCCCTGCTGATTACAGGCCATGGCGGACTTGGCTGGGAGCGTTGTCCGGAAAGGACAATCAATCGGCTCTTCCCGAGGACGCGCGGGAGGGGACAAAGTGGTACAGGTACGGCGAATGCCGACGTGAGGGTGCGATTGACCGCACCCGGATGGCCGCCCCGGAATCGAGGGGAAATGGTGCGTCACGGGACGGCGGGCGACGTTGCCGGGCCGTCCGGTGGCGCGTCAGGCGGACACGGGCCCCGCCATGGCCCGGTATTCGTGGCCGTGCTGCTGCTCGATCGTGCTGAGCACGAAGGCGCGCATGGGCTGCGGCAGCCCACGGCCGTCGAGGTACGGGTCGGCGTGGGAGAGCAGACCGGCGTCGGCGATTTCCTCGGCCAGCTCGTCTTCGCCCGGAGGCAGGGACCCCGGCGTGCCGGCCGGGGTCCGGGCGAGCTGGTGCAGCAATTCCCGTGCGGGCGGGCTGAGCGTGCGGTAGGCGGACTCGAGGGAGTACCGCATGGACAGGTCCCCGACACTCAGCCAGTCGACGGTGTTGTCGTTCAGGCGCCACTCTTCGACGACGCGGCGCAGGGTCAGGTGCGGCCGCGAGGCGATCTTGCGGATGGCCAGGTCGAGCGCGAGCGGCAGGTCCCCGCACAGCTCGGCCAGCCGTGCGCAGTCCTGCCCGGCGGTGACGGCGAGGTGCGGCAGCGCGGCGGTGATCATCGCGATCGAGTCGCCGCGCGACAACGGGGTCAGCTGCAACCGGTCGACGTCGCGCAGGCCCAGCAGCCGCTTGCGGCTGACCAGCAGCGTGGTGCTCGTGGTGGTCTCGGCGAGCAGCGGGCGCACCTGCTGCTCGTCCTGCACGTTGTCCAGCAGCACCAGGAGCCGGCGATCGGCCAGGAGCGTGCGGTAGACGCCGGCGCGGTGGTCGAAGCTGCCGGAGAGGTCCTCGACGCCGAGGGCCCGCAGGAAGCCGTCGAGGACGTCACCGGCCTCCGGTGCGGCCGGTGCGCCGGCCAGGCCGTGGCGCAGGCCGCCGAGGTCGGCGTAGAGCTGCCCGTCGGGCAGGTCCGCCGCGGCCGAATGGGCGTAGTACAGCGCGAGGTCGCTCTTGCCGACCCCGGCCGGGCCGCTGATCACCATGGGCGTGTCCCCGGGTGAGCGCAGCCACGCCAGCTCGGTCGTGCGGCCGGTGAACCCCCGCGGCCGCTGGGGTAGTTGAGCCGGGTGCGACGGAACCCCGCCGCGCCGCTGGAACAGTGCCGGTCTTCTGGTGCGCCCCCCGATCGAGGGCTGCGTATAGCCACCGGTGGCGACGTGC
This genomic window contains:
- a CDS encoding helix-turn-helix domain-containing protein; the protein is MGRPEKPVNTSGGVATQFARELRELRARAGNPTYREMARSAMFSSSVLSSAASGNRMPSLQVTLAFVAACGGDDEAWRRHWHVATGGYTQPSIGGRTRRPALFQRRGGVPSHPAQLPQRPRGFTGRTTELAWLRSPGDTPMVISGPAGVGKSDLALYYAHSAAADLPDGQLYADLGGLRHGLAGAPAAPEAGDVLDGFLRALGVEDLSGSFDHRAGVYRTLLADRRLLVLLDNVQDEQQVRPLLAETTTSTTLLVSRKRLLGLRDVDRLQLTPLSRGDSIAMITAALPHLAVTAGQDCARLAELCGDLPLALDLAIRKIASRPHLTLRRVVEEWRLNDNTVDWLSVGDLSMRYSLESAYRTLSPPARELLHQLARTPAGTPGSLPPGEDELAEEIADAGLLSHADPYLDGRGLPQPMRAFVLSTIEQQHGHEYRAMAGPVSA